The proteins below are encoded in one region of Oncorhynchus kisutch isolate 150728-3 linkage group LG14, Okis_V2, whole genome shotgun sequence:
- the fabp4a gene encoding fatty acid binding protein 4a encodes MVDKFVGTWKMISSDNFDDYMKALGVGFATRQVGNRTKPSLIINMDDQGMICVKSQSTFKTVEIKFKLNEPFEETTADDRKTMTVFTLENGNLVQKQNWDGKETIIEREVTGDGKLIAKCVMGDVVAVRTYVKEA; translated from the exons ATGGTTGACAAGTTTGTGGGGACCTGGAAAATGATTTCCAGCGATAACTTTGATGACTACATGAAAGCTTTGG GTGTTGGCTTCGCGACTCGACAGGTGGGAAACCGCACCAAGCCCAGTCTCATCATCAACATGGACGACCAAGGAATGATCTGTGTGAAATCCCAGAGCACTTTCAAAACGGTTGAGATTAAATTCAAACTCAACGAGCCTTTCGAGGAAACAACCGCCGACGACAGAAAAACAATG ACCGTTTTTACTCTTGAAAATGGCAACCTTGTGCAAAAACAGAACTGGGACGGCAAAGAGacgataatagagagagaggtaactgGTGATGGAAAGTTGATAGCG AAATGCGTGATGGGGGATGTGGTTGCGGTGAGGACATACGTAAAGGAGGCGTGA